CACCACAAACATTAACGGTGGTTCTTAACTTCTGCTTGACTGTGTGTCGATCGAATAATGCTTAAAAGTGTATCTCCAAGTAACAATTTCGATCATATatatcatttttattatttctccCTTCTCTCATCTTTTCCCACTCTAAGTGTATGTGTTGAATGTTTGCATACAAATGTttacaaattattttcttatattaAATTCTACTCATGGAAATTTAGTTtttattatctatatatgtttgTTGATGGGTGTCACATGATCAAATTTTGTATTAGTGGCTTCTCTACTTGGCTTTGGGCctctataaataaatttgtATAAATTTACTCTGAGAAGTGAGTACTGATATCAAAGATAAATGGTTTTTCTTCCTGACAATGTATAGATGATATGTCATTCCAGGTACATCATGATATGAACGCTCCCATGTCACATTATTTCATGTACACAGGACACAATTCCTACCTAACTGGGAATCAACTAACCAGCGAGAGCAGTGATGAGCCAATTATTGAAGCTTTGCACCAAGGTGTACGAGTAATTGAACTAGATTTATGgacatcttcatctcaagatGGTATTAAAGTTGTTGGTGGAAGGTACTAGACTACTAACTGGTTATTAAAGTCTCATCTTAGAGTTGTtaatagaggaagaagaaaacattaattgcatgtttgaaaatcttctacaattgattctaaagtcaaaatcaattttgagttGAAGTTACTCTGAGTAGTTTCTAACATGATATAAGTTTATATTGCTTTCTTATATGTTGTGGTCTCctaactttgttttatgaattAATGCAGGACACTTACCACTCCAGTCTCCCTAACCAAATGTTTGGAGTCCATTAAGGAATATGCATTTGTCAAATCAGATTTTCCAGTGATTCTAACTCTAGAAGACCATCTAACATCAAAACTTCAGGCTAAATTTACACAAGTCGGCACTCATCCCCCTAAAACAGAAAAGAAAGCACTTAGTTTAATATATATGCCCAGTTTGTTGTAGCTTTTCCAtcatgatattttttttctattttgcagATGGCAACTCAAATATTTGAAGAAATGCTTTATTATCCTCAGATAGATTATTTGACTGAATTCCCCTCTCCTGAATCATTGA
This portion of the Lotus japonicus ecotype B-129 chromosome 3, LjGifu_v1.2 genome encodes:
- the LOC130744486 gene encoding phosphoinositide phospholipase C 6-like; this translates as MSFQVHHDMNAPMSHYFMYTGHNSYLTGNQLTSESSDEPIIEALHQGVRVIELDLWTSSSQDGIKVVGGRTLTTPVSLTKCLESIKEYAFVKSDFPVILTLEDHLTSKLQAKFTQMATQIFEEMLYYPQIDYLTEFPSPESLKNRIIISTKPPKEYLQSEISNGSESSDEEPSEQELSDSMAKLKSEDKNVSDEDKEDTNACDNCSG